A single region of the Streptomyces virginiae genome encodes:
- a CDS encoding energy-coupling factor ABC transporter ATP-binding protein produces the protein MDPVTRTPSLTPSLEVAGLAYAYPDGHQALFGVDLTVGKGERVALLGPNGAGKTTLVLHLNGILGGGVGSVTVAGLPVEKRNLAEIRRRVGIVFQDPDDQLFMPTVREDVAFGPAAAGMRGAELEERVRAALDQVGMADFADRPPHHLSFGQRRRVAVATVLAMRPDILVLDEPSSNLDPASRRELADILRSLDVTVLMVTHDLPYALELCPRSVILSEGVIAADGGTQDLLCDEKLMRAHRLELPFGFDPRSVSVA, from the coding sequence ATGGACCCTGTGACCCGAACTCCCTCCCTCACTCCCTCCCTCGAAGTCGCCGGCCTCGCCTACGCCTACCCCGACGGCCACCAGGCCCTCTTCGGCGTGGACCTCACCGTCGGAAAGGGCGAGCGGGTCGCCCTGCTCGGACCCAACGGCGCGGGCAAGACCACGCTGGTGCTGCACCTCAACGGCATCCTCGGCGGCGGGGTCGGCTCGGTGACCGTGGCCGGGCTGCCGGTGGAGAAGCGCAACCTCGCCGAGATCCGCCGCCGGGTCGGCATCGTCTTCCAGGACCCCGACGACCAGCTGTTCATGCCGACCGTGCGCGAGGACGTGGCCTTCGGCCCGGCGGCGGCCGGCATGCGCGGTGCCGAGCTGGAGGAGCGGGTCCGGGCGGCCCTCGACCAGGTCGGCATGGCGGACTTCGCCGACCGGCCGCCGCACCACCTGTCCTTCGGCCAGCGCCGCCGCGTCGCGGTGGCGACCGTCCTGGCCATGCGGCCCGACATCCTGGTCCTGGACGAGCCCTCGTCCAACCTGGACCCGGCCTCGCGCCGCGAGCTCGCGGACATCCTGCGCTCGCTGGACGTGACCGTGCTGATGGTGACGCACGACCTGCCGTACGCGCTGGAACTGTGCCCGCGTTCGGTGATCCTCAGCGAGGGGGTCATCGCGGCCGACGGCGGCACCCAGGACCTGCTGTGCGACGAGAAGCTGATGCGGGCCCACCGGCTGGAGCTGCCCTTCGGCTTCGACCCGCGTTCGGTATCGGTGGCATAA
- the rsmI gene encoding 16S rRNA (cytidine(1402)-2'-O)-methyltransferase: protein MMGTLVLAGTPIGDLADAPPRLATELERADVIAAEDTRRLRRLTQGLGVHTTGRVLSYFEGNESARTPELVEALTGGARVLLVTDAGMPSVSDPGYRLVAAAVEKDIKVTAVPGPSAVLTALAMSGLPVDRFCFEGFLPRKAGERLSRLREVEGERRTLVYFEAPHRLDDTLAAMAEVFGADRRAAVCRELTKTYEEVKRGGLGELAAWAAEGVRGEITVVVEGAPAAVLGDVDDEELVRRVRVREEAGERRKEAIAAVAAEIGVPKREVFDAVVAAKNAAQKMP from the coding sequence CTGATGGGCACGCTCGTGCTCGCCGGCACCCCCATCGGCGATCTCGCGGACGCCCCGCCGCGACTGGCGACCGAGCTGGAGCGGGCCGATGTGATCGCCGCCGAGGACACCCGGCGGCTGCGCCGGCTGACCCAGGGGCTCGGCGTGCACACCACCGGGCGCGTCCTGTCGTACTTCGAGGGCAACGAGTCGGCGCGCACCCCGGAACTGGTCGAGGCCCTGACCGGCGGCGCGCGCGTCCTGCTGGTGACCGACGCGGGCATGCCCTCGGTCTCCGACCCCGGCTACCGGCTGGTCGCCGCCGCCGTGGAGAAGGACATCAAGGTCACCGCCGTCCCCGGGCCGTCCGCGGTGCTCACCGCGCTCGCCATGTCCGGGCTGCCGGTGGACCGGTTCTGCTTCGAGGGATTCCTGCCGCGCAAGGCGGGGGAGCGCCTGAGCCGACTGCGCGAGGTCGAGGGCGAGCGGCGCACGCTCGTCTACTTCGAGGCCCCGCACCGGCTCGACGACACCCTGGCCGCGATGGCCGAGGTCTTCGGAGCCGACCGGCGGGCCGCCGTCTGCCGCGAACTGACCAAGACCTACGAGGAGGTCAAGCGCGGCGGGCTCGGCGAGCTCGCGGCCTGGGCCGCCGAGGGCGTGCGCGGGGAGATCACCGTCGTGGTCGAGGGCGCCCCGGCCGCGGTGCTCGGTGATGTGGACGACGAGGAGCTGGTGCGCCGGGTACGGGTGCGCGAGGAGGCGGGGGAGCGGCGCAAGGAGGCCATCGCGGCGGTCGCGGCCGAGATCGGCGTACCCAAGCGCGAGGTGTTCGACGCGGTCGTCGCGGCAAAGAACGCGGCACAAAAGATGCCGTAG
- a CDS encoding TatD family hydrolase: MSTRVEKTQPKDAPPPLPEPLRVAVADSHTHLDMQAGTVEEGLAKAASVGVTTVVQVGCDVKGSRWAAETAAAYANVHAAVALHPNEAPRIVHGDPDGWSRQGARSGGGEAALDEALAEIEALAALDHVKAVGETGLDHFRTGPEGMAAQERSFRAHIEIAKRQGKALVIHDRDAHADVLRVLREEGAPERTVFHCYSGDADMARECAAAGYYMSFAGTVTFKNAQPLREALAVAPLELVLVETDAPYLTPAPYRGRPNAPYLIPLTVRAMAAVRGIDEDAMATALAANTARAFGY, encoded by the coding sequence ATGAGCACACGCGTGGAGAAGACGCAGCCCAAGGACGCACCGCCGCCGCTGCCCGAACCCCTTCGGGTGGCGGTCGCGGACTCGCACACCCACCTCGACATGCAGGCGGGGACCGTCGAGGAGGGCCTCGCGAAGGCCGCCTCGGTGGGCGTGACCACCGTCGTCCAGGTGGGCTGCGACGTGAAGGGCTCCCGGTGGGCCGCCGAGACCGCGGCCGCGTACGCGAACGTCCACGCGGCCGTCGCCCTCCACCCCAACGAAGCCCCGCGCATCGTCCACGGCGATCCGGACGGCTGGTCGCGACAGGGCGCCCGGTCCGGGGGAGGCGAGGCCGCGCTCGACGAGGCGCTCGCCGAGATCGAGGCGCTGGCCGCGCTCGACCACGTCAAGGCGGTCGGCGAGACCGGCCTGGACCACTTCCGCACCGGGCCCGAGGGCATGGCCGCGCAGGAGCGTTCCTTCCGCGCGCACATCGAGATCGCCAAGCGGCAGGGCAAGGCGCTGGTCATCCACGACCGGGACGCCCACGCGGACGTGCTGCGCGTCCTGCGTGAGGAGGGCGCCCCCGAGCGCACCGTCTTCCACTGCTACTCCGGGGACGCCGACATGGCCCGCGAGTGCGCCGCCGCCGGGTACTACATGTCCTTCGCCGGGACCGTCACCTTCAAGAACGCCCAGCCGCTGCGCGAGGCCCTCGCCGTGGCCCCGCTGGAGCTGGTGCTCGTCGAGACGGACGCGCCCTACCTCACCCCGGCGCCGTACCGAGGACGGCCCAACGCGCCGTACCTCATTCCGCTGACGGTCCGGGCGATGGCCGCGGTCCGCGGTATCGACGAGGACGCGATGGCCACGGCGCTGGCGGCCAACACGGCCCGCGCCTTCGGCTACTGA
- a CDS encoding serine hydrolase domain-containing protein: MDIQGVVTEGFEPVRDAFVRNFEVLGDRGAAVAVYRDGRKVVDLWAGTKDAHGTEPWTEYTAQIVRSATKGVAAAVPLLLHQRGLMDLDAPVGSYWPEFKTGGKERILVRDVLAHRAGIPALDRGLSAAEAADGVSGAHAVAAQRPFWEPGTEHGYHAQTYSWLLSELVLRATGRTLGCVLAEEIAEPLGLEFWIGLPETETHRVGLVAPVEPPESAGMLRTRPRRNVSEAYADPDSLTRRAFAAIDPLPDENDPAYRAAELPASNGIGTARALARFYGATIGVVEDGARIFTPATTALAAQEHSAGPDRVLVVNTRFGAGYMLHGPASPLLSPASFGHPGRGGSLAFADPEAGIGFGYVTNAHAKSVTADPRAQALVRALKSALSAL, from the coding sequence GTGGACATCCAGGGTGTGGTGACGGAGGGCTTCGAGCCCGTCAGGGACGCGTTCGTACGCAACTTCGAGGTGCTCGGGGACCGGGGCGCGGCCGTGGCCGTGTACCGCGACGGCCGCAAGGTCGTCGACCTGTGGGCCGGCACGAAGGACGCGCACGGCACCGAGCCCTGGACCGAGTACACCGCGCAGATCGTCCGCTCCGCGACCAAGGGCGTGGCAGCCGCCGTGCCGCTGCTGCTGCACCAGCGCGGACTGATGGACCTGGACGCGCCCGTGGGCTCGTACTGGCCGGAGTTCAAGACCGGCGGCAAGGAACGGATCCTGGTCCGCGACGTGCTCGCGCACCGGGCGGGCATACCGGCACTGGACCGGGGGCTGAGCGCCGCCGAGGCCGCCGACGGTGTGTCCGGGGCGCACGCGGTCGCCGCGCAGCGGCCCTTCTGGGAGCCGGGCACCGAGCACGGCTACCACGCGCAGACCTACAGCTGGCTGCTGTCCGAGCTGGTGCTGCGGGCGACCGGCCGCACCCTGGGCTGCGTCCTGGCGGAGGAGATCGCCGAACCGCTGGGGCTGGAGTTCTGGATCGGCCTTCCGGAGACCGAGACCCACCGGGTGGGCCTGGTCGCGCCGGTGGAGCCGCCCGAGAGCGCCGGCATGCTGCGGACCCGGCCGCGGCGCAACGTGTCCGAGGCCTACGCCGACCCGGACTCCCTCACCCGCCGCGCCTTCGCCGCCATCGACCCGCTGCCCGACGAGAACGACCCCGCCTACCGGGCCGCCGAACTCCCCGCCTCGAACGGCATCGGGACGGCCCGCGCCCTGGCCCGGTTCTACGGAGCCACCATCGGCGTGGTCGAGGACGGCGCGCGGATCTTCACCCCGGCCACCACCGCGCTCGCCGCTCAGGAGCATTCCGCCGGGCCGGACCGGGTGCTCGTCGTGAACACCCGCTTCGGCGCCGGCTACATGCTGCACGGCCCGGCCTCGCCGCTGCTCTCGCCGGCCTCCTTCGGCCACCCCGGCCGCGGCGGCTCCCTGGCCTTCGCGGACCCGGAGGCGGGCATCGGCTTCGGCTACGTCACCAACGCCCACGCCAAGTCGGTCACCGCGGACCCGCGGGCACAGGCCCTGGTCCGGGCCCTGAAGTCGGCCCTGTCAGCCCTCTGA
- a CDS encoding dolichyl-phosphate-mannose--protein mannosyltransferase: MTSTATPPPSPAGAPPASTAGREDEPPTWLRRLRGFGYVPPAAASARADVRTRLVPPYAKPSKQLWMTFGLPPQVWGTWQLIVSWVGPLLVALVAGVLRFVHLGSPKAVIFDETYYAKDAWATIRQGYEASWPKDIDASILANPDGVALPTDPGYVVHPPVGKWVIGAGEWMFGFTPFGWRFMTAVLGTLSVFMLCRIGRRLFRSTFLGCLAGALLAVDGLHLVMSRTALLDLVLMFFVLAAFGALLIDRDRARARLADALPVDEEGRTRPDAKIAETLRLGWRPYRILAGVCLGLAAGTKWNGFVILAFFGVLTVLWDAAARRTAGAGAPYASMLRRDALPAFVSTVPVAIATYLASWSGWILSPDNGKGGYLRDWAAKYDQGSSLSFLPEWLRSLWHYETEVYSFHVGLTSGHTYESNPWSWLVLGRPVSYFYESPEPGTDGCPATAAGKCAREVLALGTPLLWWAGCFALLYLLWRWFFRRDWRAGAIACALGAGLLPWFNYQERTIFYFYAVVFVPYLCLAVAMMIGALLGPAGSSERRRALGAIGAGVLVLLIAWNFIYFWPIYTGQTLPMDSWRGRMWLDTWV; this comes from the coding sequence GTGACCAGTACCGCGACGCCACCGCCCAGCCCCGCGGGGGCCCCGCCCGCCTCAACGGCGGGACGCGAGGACGAGCCGCCCACCTGGCTGCGCCGACTGCGCGGCTTCGGCTACGTGCCGCCCGCCGCCGCTTCCGCGCGCGCGGACGTCCGCACCCGCCTGGTGCCCCCGTACGCCAAGCCGTCCAAGCAACTGTGGATGACCTTCGGCCTGCCACCGCAGGTGTGGGGGACCTGGCAGCTGATCGTCTCGTGGGTGGGGCCGCTGCTGGTGGCGCTGGTGGCCGGGGTGCTGCGGTTCGTGCACCTGGGCAGCCCCAAGGCGGTGATATTCGACGAGACGTACTACGCCAAGGACGCCTGGGCCACGATCCGCCAGGGCTACGAGGCGAGCTGGCCCAAGGACATCGACGCCTCGATCCTCGCCAACCCGGACGGGGTCGCCCTCCCGACCGATCCGGGCTACGTCGTGCACCCGCCGGTCGGCAAATGGGTGATTGGGGCCGGCGAGTGGATGTTCGGGTTCACGCCCTTCGGCTGGCGGTTCATGACCGCCGTGCTCGGCACCCTGTCGGTGTTCATGCTGTGCCGGATCGGGCGCCGCCTCTTCCGCTCGACCTTCCTGGGCTGCCTGGCGGGCGCGCTGCTGGCGGTGGACGGCCTGCACCTGGTGATGAGCCGGACGGCGCTGCTGGACCTGGTGCTGATGTTCTTCGTGCTCGCAGCCTTCGGGGCCCTGCTCATCGACCGCGACCGGGCCAGAGCCCGGCTCGCGGACGCGTTGCCGGTGGACGAGGAGGGCCGGACCCGGCCCGACGCGAAGATCGCCGAGACGCTGCGGCTGGGATGGCGGCCGTACCGGATCCTGGCGGGCGTCTGCCTGGGTCTGGCCGCGGGCACGAAGTGGAACGGCTTCGTCATCCTCGCCTTCTTCGGTGTCCTCACCGTGCTGTGGGACGCCGCCGCGCGCCGCACCGCGGGCGCGGGGGCCCCGTACGCCTCGATGCTGCGGCGCGACGCGCTGCCCGCCTTCGTGTCCACCGTCCCGGTCGCGATCGCCACGTACCTGGCCTCGTGGTCGGGCTGGATCCTCAGCCCGGACAACGGCAAGGGCGGCTATCTGCGCGACTGGGCGGCCAAGTACGACCAGGGCAGTTCGCTGAGCTTCCTGCCGGAGTGGCTGCGCAGCCTGTGGCACTACGAGACCGAGGTCTACAGCTTCCACGTGGGCCTGACCTCGGGGCACACCTACGAGTCCAACCCGTGGAGCTGGCTGGTCCTGGGTCGGCCCGTCTCCTACTTCTACGAGTCCCCCGAACCCGGCACCGACGGCTGCCCGGCGACCGCGGCGGGCAAGTGCGCCCGCGAGGTGCTGGCCCTGGGCACCCCGCTGCTGTGGTGGGCGGGCTGCTTCGCGCTGCTGTACCTGCTGTGGCGGTGGTTCTTCCGCCGTGACTGGCGGGCGGGCGCGATCGCGTGCGCGCTGGGTGCGGGTCTGCTGCCCTGGTTCAACTACCAGGAACGGACGATCTTCTACTTCTACGCGGTGGTCTTCGTCCCGTACCTGTGTCTGGCGGTGGCGATGATGATCGGAGCCCTGCTGGGCCCGGCCGGATCGAGCGAACGCCGCCGGGCGCTGGGCGCGATCGGCGCGGGCGTCCTGGTCCTGCTGATCGCCTGGAACTTCATCTACTTCTGGCCGATCTACACGGGCCAGACCCTGCCCATGGACTCCTGGCGCGGCCGCATGTGGCTGGACACCTGGGTCTAG
- the cbiQ gene encoding cobalt ECF transporter T component CbiQ, with amino-acid sequence MGAGHAHKLYREGHSPVHALPPHCKLAATLAFVVVVVSTPREAVWAFGLYAVLIAAVAAVARIPAGFLLRRLLIEVPFVAFAVLMPFVAEGERVEVLGMSLSVSGLWGAWNVLAKGTLGVAASVLLASTTELRVLLLGLQRLKLPPLLVQIASFMIRYGDVISDELRRMSIARRSRGFEARGIRHWGVLAKTAGALFIRSYERGERVYLAMVSRGYTGSMPVIDEVAATRAQWAYASTLPVTALAVCLMGWTL; translated from the coding sequence CCCACAAGCTCTACCGCGAGGGCCACTCGCCGGTCCATGCCCTGCCCCCGCACTGCAAGCTCGCCGCGACCCTGGCCTTCGTCGTGGTCGTCGTGTCCACACCGCGCGAGGCGGTGTGGGCCTTCGGCCTGTACGCCGTCCTCATCGCGGCGGTGGCCGCCGTCGCCCGGATCCCGGCCGGCTTCCTGCTCCGACGGCTGCTGATCGAGGTGCCTTTCGTCGCCTTCGCCGTGCTCATGCCCTTCGTCGCCGAGGGCGAGCGGGTGGAGGTGCTCGGCATGTCGCTCAGCGTCTCGGGCCTCTGGGGCGCCTGGAACGTCCTCGCCAAGGGAACCCTGGGCGTGGCCGCCTCCGTCCTGCTCGCCTCGACGACCGAGCTGCGGGTCCTGCTGCTGGGCCTGCAACGGCTGAAGCTGCCGCCCCTGCTCGTCCAGATCGCCTCCTTCATGATCCGCTACGGCGATGTGATCAGCGACGAGCTGCGCCGGATGTCCATCGCCCGCCGCTCCCGCGGCTTCGAGGCCCGCGGAATCCGACACTGGGGGGTACTGGCCAAGACCGCCGGCGCGCTGTTCATCCGCTCCTACGAGCGCGGCGAGCGGGTCTACCTCGCCATGGTCAGCCGCGGCTACACCGGCTCGATGCCGGTGATCGACGAGGTCGCCGCCACGCGCGCCCAGTGGGCGTACGCGTCCACGCTCCCGGTGACGGCCCTCGCCGTCTGTCTGATGGGATGGACCCTGTGA
- a CDS encoding YbaK/EbsC family protein produces the protein MTTSTHPLFAEALTGLGLDLTVRTFPEGTRTAADAAAAIGCELSQIVKSLIFAADGVPVLVLMDGASRVDVEAVRRELGAGKVTRADAALVRETTGYAIGGVPPFGHRTRTRVLADRSLLAHEEIWAAAGTPTTVFPMAPQELIAYAGATLADVRERSEKVGPTGPNERASEG, from the coding sequence ATGACGACGTCCACGCACCCCCTGTTCGCCGAGGCCCTCACCGGGCTGGGCCTCGACCTCACCGTCCGGACCTTTCCCGAAGGGACCCGTACGGCCGCCGACGCGGCGGCCGCGATCGGCTGCGAGCTGAGCCAGATCGTCAAGTCGCTGATCTTCGCCGCGGACGGGGTCCCGGTGCTGGTCCTGATGGACGGGGCCTCGCGCGTGGACGTGGAGGCCGTACGCCGCGAGCTCGGCGCCGGGAAGGTGACGCGGGCCGACGCCGCCCTGGTCCGGGAGACCACGGGCTACGCGATCGGCGGGGTCCCGCCCTTCGGGCACCGCACGCGGACCCGGGTGCTGGCCGACCGGTCGCTGCTGGCCCACGAGGAGATCTGGGCGGCGGCCGGTACCCCGACCACGGTGTTCCCGATGGCCCCGCAGGAGCTCATCGCCTACGCGGGAGCCACGCTCGCCGACGTACGCGAGCGGAGCGAGAAGGTCGGGCCGACCGGGCCGAACGAGCGGGCCTCAGAGGGCTGA
- a CDS encoding DUF6193 family natural product biosynthesis protein: protein MSTPHDPAALYPDVAAHGSLAAALRAAADGHLEAVPAASPDSLLLYGSVASTLPHREPLRIDASTRERCWSIRGGEPFQGMCLVDGDTDDLAQVARAARAWQDGESLDDIRRAAPFAHLTGRFEVPDLDPVRLVESEWQGMLREARELEYAWQAQYQALVEAAYAEPALRALYPFTSHWTLRFSSTTRPSLTLGSPCLSAGGDGTYGVGTGFITPNLGVFPTAPEAAARAVRHLPTDFGPVTLGRPLKA, encoded by the coding sequence GTGTCCACACCCCACGATCCCGCCGCCCTCTACCCCGACGTCGCGGCCCACGGCAGCCTCGCCGCGGCGCTCCGAGCCGCCGCGGACGGCCACCTCGAAGCCGTCCCCGCGGCCTCGCCCGACTCCCTCCTGCTGTACGGGAGCGTCGCGAGCACACTGCCGCACCGCGAGCCGCTGCGGATCGACGCCTCGACACGCGAGCGGTGCTGGTCGATCCGCGGCGGGGAGCCGTTCCAGGGCATGTGCCTCGTCGACGGGGACACGGACGACCTGGCCCAGGTCGCCAGGGCGGCCCGGGCCTGGCAGGACGGCGAATCCCTCGACGACATCCGGCGGGCGGCCCCGTTCGCGCACCTGACGGGCCGCTTCGAGGTGCCCGACCTCGACCCCGTCCGCCTGGTGGAATCGGAGTGGCAGGGCATGCTCCGGGAGGCGCGCGAGCTGGAGTACGCCTGGCAGGCGCAGTACCAGGCCCTGGTCGAGGCGGCCTACGCCGAGCCGGCCCTGCGCGCCCTCTACCCGTTCACGAGCCACTGGACGCTGCGCTTCTCCTCCACCACCCGCCCGAGCCTGACGCTCGGCAGTCCGTGCCTGAGCGCCGGCGGCGACGGCACCTACGGGGTGGGCACCGGCTTCATCACCCCGAACCTCGGCGTGTTCCCCACGGCGCCCGAGGCCGCGGCGCGGGCCGTGCGCCATCTGCCGACCGACTTCGGACCGGTCACGCTCGGCCGGCCGCTCAAGGCCTGA
- a CDS encoding penicillin-binding transpeptidase domain-containing protein — MNGAAKGAVIGGVFLALVGGAGYGVYTLVGDADGEGKGPDGETSVQAEKGSGPVSEKDAAKTAKAFLAAWAAGDERVAADLTNNAAAAQAAVGDFRTKSYVSKAVITPGTPNGTVVPFKVEAEITYEGTTKPLAYDSQLTVVRGLTSGKPLVDWQPSVIHPQLQKDEKLRAGAPANPPVKAVDRNGEELTAEKYPSLRQVLDELRQSYGSKAGGKPGAELWIEPAAKDAPKRTLLTLVEGEPSTLKTYLDAKVQAAAEQAVAKFPEASVVAVQPSNGHILAVANNRKDGFNAAMRGNRAPGSTMKIVTAAMLLDRGLVSADKPAPCEKTVTWGREFHNLDHFDLPPGTNFATSFARSCNTAFIKQIKPVDDDSALPNEATEVFGIGLDWKTGILSTDGKVPPATGAAAAAEYIGQGQITMNPLNVASITATARTGVFRQPVLVSPELDGRKLATAERRMKSSVQQQLVGMMKLTATSGTAQKAMASVRGSDKGAKTGSAEVGGAGESPDSWFTGFSGDVAAAAMVEGGGHGGEAAGPIVAQVLNAG, encoded by the coding sequence GTGAACGGGGCAGCGAAGGGTGCCGTCATCGGCGGGGTGTTCCTCGCCCTGGTCGGCGGCGCCGGGTACGGGGTGTACACGCTGGTCGGCGACGCCGACGGAGAAGGCAAGGGCCCGGACGGCGAGACCTCCGTCCAGGCCGAGAAGGGCAGCGGGCCGGTCAGCGAGAAGGACGCCGCGAAGACCGCCAAGGCCTTCCTGGCCGCGTGGGCGGCCGGGGACGAGCGGGTGGCCGCCGACCTGACGAACAACGCCGCGGCCGCGCAGGCCGCGGTCGGGGACTTCAGGACCAAGTCGTACGTGTCGAAGGCCGTGATCACCCCCGGCACGCCGAACGGCACCGTCGTGCCGTTCAAGGTCGAGGCGGAGATCACGTACGAGGGCACGACCAAGCCGCTCGCCTACGACTCCCAGCTGACCGTGGTACGCGGGCTGACCAGCGGAAAGCCGCTGGTCGACTGGCAGCCCTCGGTGATCCACCCGCAGCTCCAGAAGGACGAGAAGCTGCGCGCGGGCGCTCCGGCGAACCCGCCGGTCAAGGCGGTCGACCGCAACGGCGAGGAGCTGACCGCGGAGAAGTACCCCTCGCTGCGCCAGGTCCTGGACGAGCTGCGCCAGAGCTACGGCAGCAAGGCGGGCGGCAAGCCGGGGGCCGAGCTGTGGATCGAGCCGGCCGCCAAGGACGCCCCCAAGCGGACCTTGCTGACCCTCGTCGAGGGCGAGCCGAGCACCCTCAAGACGTACCTGGACGCGAAGGTGCAGGCGGCGGCCGAGCAGGCGGTCGCCAAGTTCCCGGAGGCATCGGTGGTCGCCGTGCAGCCGAGCAACGGGCACATCCTGGCCGTCGCGAACAACCGCAAGGACGGCTTCAACGCGGCGATGCGGGGCAACCGGGCGCCCGGATCCACGATGAAGATCGTGACGGCGGCGATGCTGCTGGACCGCGGCCTGGTCTCCGCTGACAAGCCGGCGCCGTGCGAGAAGACGGTGACCTGGGGTCGCGAGTTCCACAACCTGGACCACTTCGATCTGCCGCCCGGCACCAACTTCGCGACCTCGTTCGCGCGTTCCTGCAACACCGCCTTCATCAAGCAGATCAAGCCCGTCGACGACGACTCCGCGCTGCCGAACGAGGCCACGGAGGTCTTCGGCATCGGCCTGGACTGGAAGACCGGCATCCTGTCCACCGACGGCAAGGTCCCGCCGGCCACGGGCGCGGCGGCGGCCGCCGAGTACATCGGCCAGGGCCAGATCACCATGAACCCGCTGAACGTCGCGTCCATCACCGCCACGGCCCGCACCGGCGTCTTCCGCCAGCCGGTGCTGGTCTCGCCGGAGCTCGACGGCCGCAAGCTCGCGACGGCCGAGCGCAGGATGAAGTCCTCGGTGCAGCAGCAACTGGTCGGCATGATGAAGCTGACGGCCACCAGCGGCACCGCCCAGAAGGCGATGGCCTCGGTCCGCGGCTCGGACAAGGGCGCCAAGACCGGCTCGGCGGAGGTCGGCGGGGCCGGGGAGAGCCCTGACAGCTGGTTCACCGGCTTCAGCGGTGATGTGGCCGCGGCCGCGATGGTGGAGGGCGGCGGCCACGGCGGCGAGGCGGCGGGCCCGATCGTCGCCCAGGTGCTGAACGCGGGCTGA